The Bacteroidia bacterium genome includes a region encoding these proteins:
- a CDS encoding DUF1508 domain-containing protein, with protein sequence MEIPHPKFQIFKGKDDQFYFRLKSVNGNILVSSEAYTQKDSAINGIRSVKENGTDEGNYRKKTSDSGDKHSFSIIAKNGQVVATSQSYESESGRNNGVQSTMNTAPDAAVEDTTTGFEAHTNPKFQIYEDKAGEYRFRLYASNGEIILASEGYANKAGAKSGIDSVQAASKDEANFDKLTAKNGEFYFNLKSANGSIVGTSEMFGTEASRDNSVASVKQTASGSPTEDYTLYPLVELDKK encoded by the coding sequence ATGGAAATTCCACATCCTAAGTTTCAAATCTTTAAAGGCAAAGATGATCAATTTTACTTTCGCCTAAAATCTGTGAATGGAAACATCCTGGTTTCCAGCGAAGCCTACACACAAAAAGATAGTGCGATCAATGGCATTCGTAGTGTAAAGGAAAATGGGACTGACGAAGGAAACTATCGCAAAAAAACTTCTGATTCCGGAGACAAGCATTCCTTTTCAATTATTGCAAAGAATGGACAGGTAGTTGCTACCAGTCAGAGCTATGAATCTGAAAGTGGGCGTAACAATGGGGTTCAATCCACCATGAATACAGCCCCTGATGCTGCGGTAGAAGATACCACTACCGGATTTGAAGCGCATACCAATCCCAAGTTTCAAATTTATGAAGACAAAGCTGGTGAGTACCGCTTTAGATTGTATGCCTCAAATGGCGAAATCATCCTGGCTAGTGAAGGCTATGCTAATAAGGCGGGAGCTAAATCCGGAATTGATTCTGTCCAGGCTGCTTCTAAAGATGAAGCAAACTTCGATAAGCTGACAGCTAAAAATGGTGAATTCTATTTTAACCTGAAATCAGCAAATGGATCTATTGTAGGTACCAGCGAAATGTTTGGAACAGAAGCATCCAGGGATAATAGTGTTGCCTCTGTAAAACAAACGGCCTCCGGATCACCGACAGAAGATTACACCCTTTATCCTTTGGTCGAACTTGACAAAAAATAA